From one Triticum aestivum cultivar Chinese Spring chromosome 4B, IWGSC CS RefSeq v2.1, whole genome shotgun sequence genomic stretch:
- the LOC100037595 gene encoding ran-binding protein 1 homolog a — protein MADPAEHREEEEEAAAAGEEEDTGAQIAPIVKLEEVAITTGEEDEDVLLDMKAKLYRFDKDGGQWKERGTGAVKLLKHKETAKVRLVMRQAKTLKICANHLVVATTKMQEHAGSDKSCVWHALDFADCELKEEMFAIRFGSVENCKKFKDLVDDIAEQQGKNEEKESEEVSSAAELVEKLTVTEGKKEEQTEKVETPAVDDKKDAEE, from the exons ATGGCCGATCCAGCGGAGcaccgcgaggaggaggaggaggccgcggcggccggcgaggaaGAGGACACCGGCGCCCAAATCGCTCCCATCGTGAAGCTCGAGGAGGTGGCCATCACCACCGGCGAAGAGGACGAGGATGTCCTCCTCGACat GAAAGCGAAGCTCTACCGATTTGACAAGGACGGGGGCCAGTGGAAGGAGCGGGGCACGGGTGCCGTGAAGCTGCTCAAGCACAAGGAGACTGCCAAGGTCCGCCTCGTCATGCGACAGGCCAAGACTCTCAAGATCTGCGCCAATCACCTCG TTGTGGCGACGACGAAGATGCAGGAGCACGCTGGGAGCGACAAGTCGTGCGTGTGGCACGCTCTGGATTTTGCCGactgtgagctcaaggaggagatgTTCGCCATCCGCTTTGGATCCGTGGAGA ACTGCAAAAAATTCAAGGATCTTGTGGACGACATTGCTGAGCAGCAAGGAAAGAATGAGGAGAAAGAAAGTGAGGAAGTCTCCTCTGCTGCCGAGTTGGTAGAGAAGTTAACTGTGACGGAGGGCAAAAAGGAGGAACAAACAGAGAAAGTGGAGACTCCTGCAGTAGATGATAAGAAGGATGCtgaagagtga